AAATTGTCCAGAGCAAAATCCATGACATAAGTTGTTCCGGGATCCATTGCCAATTGAATCAGCCGATAAAATTAATGACCAAGGTGGTGATTATCCTGCTTCTCCCTCGTATTGCCGGTGAGAAGATCGATGATTTTGATAAGATCAAAGGCCAGGGTGTAGTAGTTAGAATCCAGGAAGTTGCTGAAAGAGACGAGATTCTTTATAATACAGCTGTATTTTTTACCGACCTGAGCAAAAAAGATAAGGATAAAATAACCCGTTTTGTGGAATACAAACTTTCAGAACAGGAGAAGGATTTCTAATGATTCATGAAGCAAACAGATTAAAACGGCTTCCCCCTTATCTGTTTACCATTATTGACAGCTTGAAACGCGAGGTAAAAGCGCAAGGGACAGATATTATTGACTTGGGAATGGGAAACCCTGATCAGGGCGCTCCGGATTATATTGTCGA
This DNA window, taken from Candidatus Omnitrophota bacterium, encodes the following:
- a CDS encoding PilZ domain-containing protein, producing the protein MSDQLERRKYPRAKADISLKIARTGEIVQSKIHDISCSGIHCQLNQPIKLMTKVVIILLLPRIAGEKIDDFDKIKGQGVVVRIQEVAERDEILYNTAVFFTDLSKKDKDKITRFVEYKLSEQEKDF